GTTTTGTGATGAAAGAAAAATTAAAACCTTTTATAGAAAAACTCGGATACAAGGTGGTTGATTGTGGAGCCTTCAGATATGATGACCTAGATGATTATCCCGATTTTATCGCTCCTGTGGCTAAAGCCGTTTCTCTTAATCCAGAACATATACGCGGAATAATTCTCGGCGGTTCTGGGCAGGGTGAGGCAATTGTAGCAAACAGATTTCCAAATGTTCGGGCAATAGTTTTCTATGGTAGAGGTGGAATTTTGAAAGATGCAATGGCAGCGATTGAGCTTGGTCGTGGACACAACGATTCAAATGTTCTTTCTCTGGGTGCGAGGATGATACGCTTATCGGCCGCTAAAAAGGCAGTTACTCTTTGGCTCAAGATGAATTTTTCAAATAAAGAAAGGCATATTCGAAGAATAAAAAAAATAGAGACTATCACTAAGATGATAAGAAATAGTTTGGAATATTAAAATGGTAGATGTAATACCAGCAATAATACCGGAATCTTTTGAAGATCTTCAGGATAAGATGTCTCTTGTAAATGGTCTCACTAAAATGGTACAGATAGATGTTTGTGATGGCAAATTTGTTCCGTCAAAATGTTGGCCGTATACAAATGATCACGATGGAGATTTTAGAAATATTACCGAAGAGGAGGCGGGCTTTCCATTTTGGGATTCTCTTGATTTTGAGGTAGATCTTATGGTGGCTCATCCAGAAAATGTCGTTGAAGACTGGATTCGCGCTGGAGCGAAAAGAATCGTCTTACATATTGAATCTGCACCACATATCAAAGATCTGATAAAAGATTTGCGTGTAAAGTATGGTTGGTATGGAGAATCACTACTTACCATTGAAATAGGTATTGCTCTAAATTCAAACACCTCAAATGAAAAGATTTTTGAATATCTTGATCCAAATACCGAAGGTAGATCTCTTATAGATTTTGTACAGTTTATGGGTATTAGAGAGATCGGATATCAGGGTCAACTTTTTGATGAGAGAGTCTTTGGTAAAATACGCACCTTGAGGCAGTCCTACCCTGACACTATTATTAGCGTAGATGGAGGTGTTACAATGGAAAATGCTCATGACCTCGTAGAGGCCGGTGTAAACAGGCTCGTCTCCGGCTCGGCGATTTATGGGAGTGGAGATATAAAAGAAGCGATAGAGGAATTAAGGAAATTATAAATATGAAAACACTTAGAGAATATGTAAAAGAGGCACAGGAAAATGGAGTGGCAATCGGTCATTTTAATATCTCAAACCTTGAAACTTTGCGAGGGATTTTTAATTCAGCGAGAAAATTAAATCTGCCGGTGATTATTGGCACTGCGGAAGGGGAGAGGAAATTCATCGGCACGAAGCAAGCGGTGGCTTTGGTAAAGAGCTTGCGCGAAGAATACAATTATCCGATTTTCCTAAATGCTGATCATACTTATACAGTAGAGGGGGTAAAAGAATGCATAGATGCTGGATATGATGCCGTTATTTTTGATGCGGCAAATGTGAGCTATGAAGAAAATGTAAAGCTTACAAAAGAATGTGTGGAGTATGCCAAAAAATGCGGGCGAGATGTGCTTGTGGAAGCAGAACTTGGCTTTATAGGGCAGGCCTCACAGATTTTGGACAAGATTCCGGAAGGGGTGAGAATAAGCGAAGAATTTTTGACCACGCCGGAGCTCGCACAAAAATTTGTAAAAGATACCGGCATAGATATGCTCGCTCCTGCGGTGGGAAATATTCACGGCATGCTAAAGGGTGGTAAAGATCCAGCATTGAATATAAAAAGAGTAGGGGAGATAAATACTGTTGCGGGTGTTCCGCTGGTGCTTCATGGCGCGTCTGGAAATTCTGCCGAAGAAATAAAAGAAGCGATAAAATCCGGAATGGCGATAGTGCACATAAATACAGAAATCCGCTCGGCTTTCAGAAAAACCCTCGAAAAAGAGCTAGCCGAAAAGCCAAACGAAGTGGCGCCTTATAAATATATGGATGGTGCAGTTTCTGCTGTGGAAGAAATTGTGACGGAGAAATTGAAGATTTTTAATAATTTTTAAACTGACAAGAATTTATACCATGCTTCATCCTGTGATACAGTCGATACTTAATAGACGTGGTCTAAGTGTTCCGATAAATGATGGCAAAAAGATTACTCTGGTTTTGTATGGTGGAGTAATGGCTGGAGTGGCTGGAGGAGCATCTGTTATTGCACTTGAAGAACTCGGTTTATCCGGAGTCTTTGATAATATCTTTGTAGTGTCTGCCGGTTTACCCAATGCTTCATATTTTTTATCTAAACAGACGAAGCTTGGTACAAGTATTTACTACGAGGATTTAAATGATAGGAAATTTATTAACTTTTGGAGATTCTGGAATCCGATTAATACAGATAAAGTAGTAAATGCTATTCGCTATCTTAAACCTTTAGATGTTAAGAATGTCCTTTCGTCAAAGACTAAGATTTTTGTACGTTTATTCAATATTGGTACCGACAAAGCTGAGTATTTAAGACTAAATGAATATTGCAAGACTAATGACGATTATTTTTCGGTTTTAAAGACAGCGATAACATTTTCTACTATTTATAATTCCTATAAAATTGACGGGAGAAGATATGTCGATGGAGCTATGCGGAACAAGGGATATATTCTTGATCACTTTAAATGTGCATGCAAAGAAGAGTTTACAGATATGTTGATAATATATAATAAAGGCACGTATAATTTGAATATTAGTTCTGATAAAATATGCGAAATAGTTTTACCAACAGAGATGTCTAATTTTGAGACTAAAGATGTGATTCTTAGGCAAGAGAGTATAAAAGCTGGTTTGTATGTCAAACAAGCCTTTGGTGTTAATGAACAGATAACTCTGTAGTTATAGACCCTAAAAACTGTCTTGCTAAAAAGACTTTTTCATGTATAATGTCTGAACTATGTTAACATTGAATGTTGAAAAGAGAGATGAGAAGGCTAGTTTGGCTTCTATAAGAAAGGCAGGCAAAATGCCGGCTATTTTCTATGGAAAAAAGGAGAAATCCACTTCCATCATGCTTCCTTATGCTATTTTTGAAAAAACTCTAAAAGATGCTGGTGAATCTACGATTCTCCACCTTTCTGGAGAGGGAATAGATGTAGATGTTTTGATAAAAGATGTAGATTTGGATCCTGTTACCGACAATCCAAGACATGCTGATTTTTATGTTATTGAAAAGGGCAAGAAACTTGAGATTAAAGTACCGATAGAATTCGTGGGTGTCGCTCCAGCAGTCAAGGATTTGGCGGGTGTGCTTGTCAAAGTTATGCATGAAATAGAGATTGAAGCTTTGCCAAAAGATTTACCACATAAGATTGAGATTGATATTTCATCACTCGTCGCTTTTGACAGTGTTGTTACAGTTAAGGATATTAAAATCCCAGCAGGTGTAGAGATCAAGGCTAAGCTTGAAGATGTTGTCGCCTCTGTCTATGAACCAAAAGAAGAAGTTGTGGAAGTGGCTCCAGTAGATCTTTCTACAATAGAAGTTGAAAAGAAAGGTAAGGAAGCCAAAGAAGGCGAAGCTCCTGCCGAAGGTGCCGAAGCTCCGAAGAAAGAAGAAAAGAAAGAGGAGAAGAAAAAATAACTTAAGCATAAAAGAAGAGCGGCGCCCGGAGGGCGCCGCTCTTCTTTTATGTCTTTAATATGATAAAATTAATAGATGGGAGGCATTTGTCGCCTTTTGATTTATGATTAAAAAATCGTTCATTTATTTTTTGATAATAGTCTTTTTTACTTTTGGGGGAACTACCAAGACTATTTTTGCACAGAGTGCTGTTGCTATCACAGAAAATGCAGCAAGAAAAGCTGAACTTCAAGCCCAACTTAATCAGATAGAAGCCGATATAGCAGCTCAACAAAAGATATTAGATGACCAGAAAAACCGTTCAGACTCTTTGGCTAAAGAGATCGCTATCTTGGATGCAACTATAAAAAAATACAAACTTGATATAAAAGCTAGAGAAATTGCCATAAAGGAACTCACTGAAAATATCGGAGATAAGCAGACCACTATCGATAAACTTTCAGATAAGATGCAGAGGGAAAGAGATTCACTGGCGGAGATAATCAGGAGGACCTCAGAAATCGATTCTATTTCAATTATAGGGGCGTTACTTTCAAAAGAAAGCATCTCCGGAGTTTTTGAGGATTTAGATTTATTTGATTCTATAAAAGCTGAAATGCAGAAATCTTTTACCGAGATTACAGATACAAAGGAAAAGACAGCCAACGAAAAAGCAGATCTTGAAAGTAAACGAGATGATGAAATGGAGCTAAAAGCTCTTCAAGAGCTTCAGCAAAAGAGAATTCAAGAGCAGGAGAAACAGAAGAGTGATATATTAAAAGCGTCCAAGGGTCTTGAGGCTGGATATCAAAAGGTCATAAAAGATAAAGTTTTAACAGCAGGAGAGATTAGAAATCAACTTTTTTCTTTACAAGGTTCAGCACAAATCTCTTTTCCAAAAGCTGTTGAGTACGCGACTTTCGTCGGTGCAAAAACAAATATCAGGCCAGCTTTTATTCTCGGTATAATTGCTGAAGAATCAAACCTTGGTCAAAATGTCGGTACGGGCAATTGGCTTGTGGATATGAAAGCGCCGAGAGATACCGAGCCGTTTCTGGCTATATGTAGAAATCTTGGAATAGATCCAAATAAGGCCCCTGTTTCAAAGAAAGCATGGTATGGATACGGTGGAGCTATGGGTCCAGCGCAGTTTATCCCTTCCACATGGGTGCTTTACGGAGGATTTAAAAAAGATGGAAACGGTAATTGGCATTATGATGCAGGTTTGGATAAAATAAGAAAAGCACTTGGCACCGCGCGACCTTCTGACCCATGGAACCCACTTGATGCGTTTATGGCTTCAGCTATTTTATCCAAAGAAAATGGCGCTAAAAATGGAGACTTCGCTTCAGAAAGGTTGGCAGCTTTGAGATATTTGGCAGGCTGGACCAATGCCACAAAGAAAGCCTATGCCTTCTATGGAGATGATGTTATGAACTTAGCTGCGAAATACCAGGCACAAATAGATGTGTTGAATGGAAAATAAAAGCTTGCTCGCTGTAGACGGGGAGTTGCATTTTTTGTGAAATCTGATACTATACACAGCTATGAAAAAGGATATACATCCAAAATACAATGATAAAGCCAAGACAACCTGCGCATGCGGAGGTACTTATGATTTTGGTTCCACAAAAGAGGAAATACATGTAGAAATCTGTGCCAATTGCCACCCATTTTATACTGGCAATGAAAAGGTACTAGATACTGCCGGAAGAGTTGAAAAATTCAAGGCAAGAAAAGCTGCAGGAACTGCAAAATCTTCAGCGAAGAAATCTACAAAAAAATAACAAAGTCAAAGAAAAATCCGTGCTCTTTCCGAGTTCGGATTTTTTCTTTTCCCGATAAGTGTTAAAATAAAACCATGCCAGATTTAATAGAAGAATTCAGAAAAAATAAAAAGACCACATTTCTCGCCGAAGAATACACTCGGCTTGAAAATGAAGAAGAGTCTATAAAGAAAATGGCCGAGAAAGACCAAGCACTTTTTGCTTTGGCTGAGGAAGAATTGAAGAATCTGAAATCTCAAAAAGATAATCTTCTCGAACAGATGAAAAATATTATAGCAGGGGATGAAGAGGAAGAAAAGTTTCCCAATGAAGCGATTATGGAAATCCGTGCTGGAGTGGGTGGGGAAGAGGCGGCGATTTTTGCCGAAGATTTGGCAAAGATGTATAAAAGAGTAGCTACTTTGAAAAACTGGGCATTTAGCGTAGTAAGTGAGTCAAAAAGTGCGCTCGGAGGCTATAAAGAAGTTGTATTTGAGCTTCGTGGCAAAGATGTCTATAAAGGTTTGAGATTTGAAACGGGAGTTCATAGGGTTCAGAGAGTTCCAGATACGGAAAAGTCCGGAAGGGTTCATACCTCTACCGCATCGGTAGCCGTTTTGCCGATTAGGAAGAAGTCGAAGATAGAGATTAAGTCTTCAGATCTTCAAGTTGAATTTTCAAGGTCTGGTGGGGCTGGAGGTCAAAATGTAAACAAGGTTGAGACAGCCGTGAGGATAGTCCATATACCGACAGGTATAGATGTCCGCTCTACTGCAGAGAGAAGCCAGTTGAAAAATAGAGAAAAAGCTATGGGCATTCTTACTGCCAAGCTTGAAATACTGAAAGAGGAAGAGGAGGCTAAAAAGTTTGCAAGCGACAGGAAAGAACAGATTGGTACGGCAGATAGATCAGAGAAAATTCGCACTTACAATATTTTGCAGGATAGAGTTACGGACCATAGAGTCAAACACTCTTGGTTCAATATTGAAAATATCTTTGCCGGCGACGGGCTTGTCGATGTTGTAGATTATATTGTGAAAAACGATTGTAAACCGCAGGCAGGGGATTCAGAAGCTGACGCGGAATAATATTGCCTGAAATTTTCACGGGGTCCTGTCGACCTGCCCCTTTTGAAATGCACGGATATTTTCTTGCTAGAAAATTCCTCGTGCTCGCGCCGTCGCGCTCCCAAGGCATTTCAAAAGGGGCAGGCTCGCCACCCCTAACAAAATTTCAGGCAGTTGCATTTTAGCCATATTCTGATATACTTTCTGCCACTTATGATAGAACAAAAGAAAACAGCAAATAACGAGAAAATCGAGGCGATGTTTAAGGCAGGCGCCCATTTTGGCTATGCCAAATCAAAGAGAAATGCTTCCACAGCACCTTTTATATTTGGTACCAAGAATAAAACTGAAATAATTGACTTAGAAAAAACCAATGAAATGCTTGATAAGGCTATTGAGTTTGTTACTTCACTTGCGAAGGCAGGTAAGATAATCCTTTTTGCTTCAAGCAAGAGTGAAGCCAAGGGTGCTATCAAAGAAGGAGCAATGTCTATCGATATGCCATATGTTTCGGGAAGATGGATTGGTGGAACTATTACAAATTTTGTTGAAATAAAAAAGAGACTTGCTAAATATGAAGATCTCACAAAACAAAAAGAAAAAGGAGAACTTTCAAAATATACAAAGAAAGAAAGAGCACTTATAGACAAAGAGATATCGAATCTCGAGAAAATGTTCTCAGGAATTGTCGGTTTGAAGGACAATCCAAAAGCGCTTTTTGTTGTTGATCCTAAAGAAGAGATAAACGCCGTTATGGAAGCGAAGAGGGCAGGAATACCTGTGATAGCAATAGCAAATACAGATTGTGATATTAAAATAGTTGATCACCCGATAGTTGCAAACGATTCTTCGGTTTCAAGCATCGCTTTTATAGTTTCAGAAATCATAAAAGCTTATAAGGATGGTAAGGTCGCGAAAGCTTAAAAGATTCTTCCATTCAGTTCCACTTTTAAAGCGAAGCTTGTTTTTTCGTTTAATAAAATTTATAATATAAATATATATGGCAATAACAACAGAACAAATTAAAGAATTAAGAGAAAAGACAGGCATATCTGTGATGCAATGTAGGAAAGTGCTTGAAGAAGCAGGCGGAGATATGGGGAAGGCCGTTATTCTTTTAAAGAAGAGAGGGGCCGAAGCTGCTGCCAAGAAATCCGAAAGGACGCTCAAGGCCGGAAGAATCGCTGCTTATATACACGGTGTCGGCTCTGTGGGTGCTATGGTAGAACTCTGTAGTGAAACAGACTTCGTATCTAAAAATGAAGAATTTCAGAAACTTGCTTATGAGATAGCTATGCAAATAGCTGCCACAAATCCTGTGTATTTGAGAAAGGAAGATATTTCCGAGGAGGAAAAACAGAAAGTCCTTAGTGCTTTTCTCGATGAAGTGAAAGGTAAGCCAGAAAACATGAAAGAGAAAATCTTGCAAGGCAAACTGGATGCATTTTTCAAAGAGAGGATTTTACTTGAACAGGATTACATAAAAGATCCAAGCGTTACTATTACAAGTCTTATTCAGAATGCCATTCAAAAATTTGGTGAGAAAATAGAAATAGCTAGGTTCGTGAGGTTCAATGTCAGTAAATAATTATGGCAATTGCTTTATTTTATATCTCCCTGATACTTTTAGTCGGATTTATAACGATTAAGTCGCTTGAGATTTATTATGATAGAAAACATGTACTCTCACAAGTTATCTGCAGGGGGGATGATTACTGTCATGAATTAGTTGGAAAGACGCGACATGTTATTTCAAAGATAAAATTCAAGAATTTTCACAGGCTCGTAGTGTTAATAGCGGAATTTATAAAAAGAGAGACTATTATATTAAAGAGAAAATTTGATAGTAAACAACCAAAATTTTTCTTGAAGACCGTATCTTACAAGCCCGATTCTAGTAAAAAAGGCTCAGTATCTTTTTTCTTGAAAAATGTTTCAGATTACAAGAATTCACTGAAGAGTAAGGAGTAGTTTGTAATTTTCTTTATTTTTTGCTATATTTCTCGGTAGGTCATAAGCCTAAAACATTTTATTCTGATAAAATGTTCGGCCGATCAATTTTGAATAAATTGATATAGGCCACCTTAGCTCAGTTGGTAGAGCAGCGCTTTTGTAAAGCGAAGGTCCCCAGTTCAAATCTGGGAGGTGGCTCAATAAATAAACCCGAGAGGGCTTTTTTATGTTTCTTTTGCTGTAAGCGGGCGAGTATCACTATTTTTCATCACTGCTGAGAACCCCAAGTAAAACCAGAACACTTCTCGGTATCTGCAAGTCTACGACCGAGTATCACCACTTTTCTGTGTCCGCAGGCGAGTTTGCCGGTACGGTGTGGTGTAATTTTGCGGAGTGTATTCACGGAGCAAAAGTATACCACGACGGAAACCGCCGAGGATTAGGAGAATTTCCGCTGGGAAATTCTCCGCACAGAAAAATGGTGATGCGAGGGAGTCTTTATTTCTTAGTCGTAGTCGCTGTGCTTGTCGCTGTCTCTTTAAGTTCCGGTATGAGCTTCTCCAAAGCATCTTTCTCTTGAAAACCAGTAAATGCCTTACCTTTAACTATAATAACAGGGAAGTCTGATTTTACTTTATATATTGAGGCAAGGGTTTTCACTGCTGGGCTGTCGAGATCATAGTCAAAAGAATACACCCTGAGCTTAGGATAATTCTCTCGAAGATATGTAAGTACATAGCCTTGTTTCCTGCAATCCGAACAGTCATTTGTATAAAAATATATCAAAGAAACCGGTTTGATATCGCATTTGTCGGCGATTTTTTCCATAAGTAGATAATCTTTGATTTCAAGTAGGGAGTAGTACTTTTTTAAATATAATAATTCCGGATCGTTCTGGCTCATCTGGTCTTCCATATAAGAGAGCTTTTCGGCAATACTGTTCATCTCTTTTGAGAATTCAGAATCAGCGACATTTTTGCAGGCAGCTCCTTCAAGGAGGGCGAATTGAGTTTCAGAAGACAAGACATCGAGAGATATCTTTTCTCCCATAGATTTGATCTGCGCGGTTTTTTTATTATCAATATAGTTACTTAAAGATATGGCGGTAATGAATATCGCAAGTGTGATAATAAATGCATATAGATATATTTTCCAGTCAGTTTTCTTCATCCCAATTATAAATTTTAAGCTAATAAATTTTTATCTGCTTCTACTAAATATCTTTTAACTAAAATATTATTTATCATATTATATTTGTTCGTATTTATAATGGGACAAGTATTTTTTACCTCCACTTAACCTGTCTTGATAAAGCGGCCTTGTAGATTGCGGATGTCATCCAAATAGGCGATATAAAACCGTATAAGAATACAAAATAAAATATTTCTTTTTT
The genomic region above belongs to Candidatus Paceibacterota bacterium and contains:
- a CDS encoding RpiB/LacA/LacB family sugar-phosphate isomerase, which encodes MAEPIIKKVYIGTDHAGFVMKEKLKPFIEKLGYKVVDCGAFRYDDLDDYPDFIAPVAKAVSLNPEHIRGIILGGSGQGEAIVANRFPNVRAIVFYGRGGILKDAMAAIELGRGHNDSNVLSLGARMIRLSAAKKAVTLWLKMNFSNKERHIRRIKKIETITKMIRNSLEY
- a CDS encoding class II fructose-bisphosphate aldolase — encoded protein: MKTLREYVKEAQENGVAIGHFNISNLETLRGIFNSARKLNLPVIIGTAEGERKFIGTKQAVALVKSLREEYNYPIFLNADHTYTVEGVKECIDAGYDAVIFDAANVSYEENVKLTKECVEYAKKCGRDVLVEAELGFIGQASQILDKIPEGVRISEEFLTTPELAQKFVKDTGIDMLAPAVGNIHGMLKGGKDPALNIKRVGEINTVAGVPLVLHGASGNSAEEIKEAIKSGMAIVHINTEIRSAFRKTLEKELAEKPNEVAPYKYMDGAVSAVEEIVTEKLKIFNNF
- a CDS encoding patatin-like phospholipase family protein, encoding MLHPVIQSILNRRGLSVPINDGKKITLVLYGGVMAGVAGGASVIALEELGLSGVFDNIFVVSAGLPNASYFLSKQTKLGTSIYYEDLNDRKFINFWRFWNPINTDKVVNAIRYLKPLDVKNVLSSKTKIFVRLFNIGTDKAEYLRLNEYCKTNDDYFSVLKTAITFSTIYNSYKIDGRRYVDGAMRNKGYILDHFKCACKEEFTDMLIIYNKGTYNLNISSDKICEIVLPTEMSNFETKDVILRQESIKAGLYVKQAFGVNEQITL
- a CDS encoding 50S ribosomal protein L25 produces the protein MLTLNVEKRDEKASLASIRKAGKMPAIFYGKKEKSTSIMLPYAIFEKTLKDAGESTILHLSGEGIDVDVLIKDVDLDPVTDNPRHADFYVIEKGKKLEIKVPIEFVGVAPAVKDLAGVLVKVMHEIEIEALPKDLPHKIEIDISSLVAFDSVVTVKDIKIPAGVEIKAKLEDVVASVYEPKEEVVEVAPVDLSTIEVEKKGKEAKEGEAPAEGAEAPKKEEKKEEKKK
- the rpmE gene encoding 50S ribosomal protein L31; its protein translation is MKKDIHPKYNDKAKTTCACGGTYDFGSTKEEIHVEICANCHPFYTGNEKVLDTAGRVEKFKARKAAGTAKSSAKKSTKK
- a CDS encoding PCRF domain-containing protein; its protein translation is MPDLIEEFRKNKKTTFLAEEYTRLENEEESIKKMAEKDQALFALAEEELKNLKSQKDNLLEQMKNIIAGDEEEEKFPNEAIMEIRAGVGGEEAAIFAEDLAKMYKRVATLKNWAFSVVSESKSALGGYKEVVFELRGKDVYKGLRFETGVHRVQRVPDTEKSGRVHTSTASVAVLPIRKKSKIEIKSSDLQVEFSRSGGAGGQNVNKVETAVRIVHIPTGIDVRSTAERSQLKNREKAMGILTAKLEILKEEEEAKKFASDRKEQIGTADRSEKIRTYNILQDRVTDHRVKHSWFNIENIFAGDGLVDVVDYIVKNDCKPQAGDSEADAE
- the rpsB gene encoding 30S ribosomal protein S2; translation: MIEQKKTANNEKIEAMFKAGAHFGYAKSKRNASTAPFIFGTKNKTEIIDLEKTNEMLDKAIEFVTSLAKAGKIILFASSKSEAKGAIKEGAMSIDMPYVSGRWIGGTITNFVEIKKRLAKYEDLTKQKEKGELSKYTKKERALIDKEISNLEKMFSGIVGLKDNPKALFVVDPKEEINAVMEAKRAGIPVIAIANTDCDIKIVDHPIVANDSSVSSIAFIVSEIIKAYKDGKVAKA
- the tsf gene encoding elongation factor Ts (EF-Ts; functions during elongation stage of protein translation; forms a dimer; associates with EF-Tu-GDP complex and promotes exchange of GDP to GTP resulting in regeneration of the active form of EF-Tu) — encoded protein: MAITTEQIKELREKTGISVMQCRKVLEEAGGDMGKAVILLKKRGAEAAAKKSERTLKAGRIAAYIHGVGSVGAMVELCSETDFVSKNEEFQKLAYEIAMQIAATNPVYLRKEDISEEEKQKVLSAFLDEVKGKPENMKEKILQGKLDAFFKERILLEQDYIKDPSVTITSLIQNAIQKFGEKIEIARFVRFNVSK
- a CDS encoding thioredoxin family protein — encoded protein: MKKTDWKIYLYAFIITLAIFITAISLSNYIDNKKTAQIKSMGEKISLDVLSSETQFALLEGAACKNVADSEFSKEMNSIAEKLSYMEDQMSQNDPELLYLKKYYSLLEIKDYLLMEKIADKCDIKPVSLIYFYTNDCSDCRKQGYVLTYLRENYPKLRVYSFDYDLDSPAVKTLASIYKVKSDFPVIIVKGKAFTGFQEKDALEKLIPELKETATSTATTTKK